From Osmerus mordax isolate fOsmMor3 chromosome 8, fOsmMor3.pri, whole genome shotgun sequence, a single genomic window includes:
- the si:dkey-63b1.1 gene encoding B2 bradykinin receptor gives MSMFPTLNPDVDPCSNYTAAWLWLHSMQPAYIVLICVVGVVGNGLVLCVLCLQRKPCTVADIYLGNLATADLVMVSCLPFWADTIAHGYHWTFGEALCKLVNVAISMNYYCSVLFLVLVSVDRYLALVCPMSPSRLRRAVWAKRICPGIWVLGFLLSFPVLLFRKVSYVSDPGVDACFLAYPHPSWTVQHNLTRNILGFLVPVSVVTYCSRHIIKALKEGQTKKLPGVRAERKATYLVLAVLVVFLISWTPFQMFVFLDTLDYFQLTPGCLWGHFLDIGIQLSTYLAYTNSSVNPFLYVIVGKQFRKRAKEVFKIILNPSLRNQTFMTVNFTSIGTTIVDRTLFLT, from the exons ATGTCGATGTTCCCCACGTTGAATCCAGATGTGGACCCCTGCAGTAACTACACTGCAGCCTGGCTGTGGCTCCACTCCATGCAGCCAGCGTACATAGTACTGatctgtgtggtgggggtggtgggaaaCGGTCTGGTCCTCTGTGTCCTGTGCCTGCAGAGAAAACCCTGCACCGTAGCTGATATTTATCTGGGAAACCTGGCCACTGCAGATCTGGTTATGGTCTCCTGTTTGCCCTTCTGGGCAGACACCATCGCTCATGGCTACCACTGGACCTTTGGTGAGGCGCTCTGCAAGCTGGTCAATGTGGCCATCTCCATGAACTACTACTGCAGTGTGCTGTTCCTAGTCTTGGTCAGTGTGGATCGCTATCTGGCTCTAGTGTGCCCAATGTCTCCCAGCAGACTGAGGAGGGCTGTCTGGGCCAAGCGCATCTGCCCAGGCATCTGGGTCCTAGGCTTCCTGCTAAGCTTCCCCGTGCTGCTGTTCCGTAAGGTCAGCTACGTGTCAGACCCAGGGGTGGACGCCTGCTTCCTGGCCTACCCTCACCCAAGCTGGACGGTCCAACACAACCTCACCAGGAACATCCTGGGCTTCCTGGTCCCAGTGTCGGTGGTCACCTACTGCAGTCGGCACATCATCAAGGCCCTTAAGGAAGGTCAAACTAAAAAACTTCCAGgagtgagagcagagagaaaggcCACATACCTGGTGCTTGCTGTCCTTGTGGTCTTTCTAATTAGCTGGACTCCTTTCCAGATGTTTGTTTTCCTGGACACTCTGGATTACTTCCAGCTCACTCCGGGGTGCCTGTGGGGTCACTTCCTGGACATTGGGATCCAGCTGTCTACCTACCTGGCATACACCAACAGCTCAGTCAACCCTTTCCTCTATGTGATAGTGGGGAAACAATTCAGGAAAAGGGCTAAAGAGGTATTTAAGATAATCTTGAACCCATCCTTGAGAAACCAAACTTTCATGACTGTCAATTTCACCTCCATTG GAACCACCATTGTGGACCGTACGTTATTCCTCACATGA